One region of Coffea eugenioides isolate CCC68of unplaced genomic scaffold, Ceug_1.0 ScVebR1_1468;HRSCAF=2321, whole genome shotgun sequence genomic DNA includes:
- the LOC113755399 gene encoding probable carboxylesterase 12 produces MASNSTEILHEFSPLMRVYKGGRVERLAGKDIVAASVDQETGVESKDVQISPELDISGRLYLPKKAKQGTKLPLLVYFHGGGFFVESAFSPFYHTYLNAVVAEADVVAVSVNYRLAPEHPLPTAFEDSWIALQWVASHLNGEGPEAWLRGYADFDRVFLGGDSAGGNIAHNMALKVGLEKLKGVNVEGIFLNCPYFWGKEPVGSEATRLEKKGHLSFWDKSYVEAAWHFVYPNTTGLDDPLLNPVMEPNLSRLGCRRVLVCVAEQDILKDRGWFYKEALEKSEWAGDVEVVDVAGEDHVFNLFFPKGENALSLLKKLASFIGRNGV; encoded by the coding sequence ATGGCCTCAAACTCAACTGAGATACTCCACGAATTCTCTCCCTTAATGCGAGTATACAAGGGCGGCAGGGTGGAAAGATTAGCAGGGAAAGACATTGTAGCTGCATCAGTGGATCAAGAAACCGGTGTTGAATCCAAAGATGTGCAAATTTCACCAGAACTGGACATCTCTGGAAGGCTTTACCTGCCCAAGAAAGCCAAACAGGGAACAAAACTTCCTCTTCTGGTCTACTTCCATGGAGGAGGCTTTTTCGTCGAATCCGCCTTCTCCCCTTTTTATCATACGTACCTCAATGCAGTAGTTGCAGAAGCTGATGTTGTAGCAGTTTCAGTAAACTATCGCCTCGCTCCCGAGCACCCTTTACCGACTGCTTTTGAGGATTCTTGGATTGCACTCCAATGGGTCGCTTCGCATTTAAACGGGGAGGGTCCTGAGGCATGGCTCAGGGGCTATGCTGATTTTGATCGGGTGTTTCTTGGTGGGGATAGCGCTGGTGGTAACATAGCACACAACATGGCCTTAAAGGTCGGGCTGGAGAAGCTGAAAGGTGTCAATGTTGAAGGGATTTTTCTCAATTGTCCTTATTTTTGGGGCAAAGAGCCAGTTGGTAGTGAAGCCACAAGATTGGAGAAAAAGGGACATCTTTCTTTTTGGGATAAGTCCTATGTTGAGGCCGCTTGGCATTTTGTTTACCCAAATACCACAGGGCTAGATGATCCATTGCTGAATCCTGTGATGGAACCAAATCTTTCCAGGCTAGGCTGCAGAAGGGTGCTGGTCTGTGTTGCTGAGCAAGATATTTTGAAGGATAGGGGATGGTTTTACAAAGAAGCATTGGAGAAGAGTGAGTGGGCTGGAGATGTGGAGGTTGTGGATGTTGCAGGGGAAGATCATGTCTTCAATCTCTTCTTTCCCAAGGGAGAAAATGCTCTGTCTTTGCTGAAAAAGTTGGCTAGTTTCATCGGAAGGAATGGGGTGTAG
- the LOC113755406 gene encoding uncharacterized protein LOC113755406 isoform X2 has protein sequence MNLEVLKHCATVLFLESTLPNVLQGKWNNNSSMTTRSRSLLESSFPNAMDDKRYNSFTMTLRSNRGNFPYGESSRKSPPPSVGCHRVVPYTTGSLGK, from the exons ATGAATTTGGAAGTCCTTAAGCATTGTGCAACAGTCCTGTTCCTG GAATCAACCCTCCCAAATGTTCTGCAAGGAAAATGGAACAACAATTCCAGTATGACAACACGAAGCAGGAGTCTCCTG GAGTCGAGTTTTCCAAATGCAATGGATGACAAACGGTATAATTCTTTCACAATGACATTAAGAAGCAATAGAGGAAATTTTCCATATGGAGAAAGCAGCAGGAAATCTCCACCACCATCTGTAGGATGTCATAGAGTAGTTCCATATACAACAGGAAGTCTTGGAAAG TAA
- the LOC113755406 gene encoding protein NEN4-like isoform X1, whose protein sequence is MNLEVLKHCATVLFLESTLPNVLQGKWNNNSSMTTRSRSLLESSFPNAMDDKRYNSFTMTLRSNRGNFPYGESSRKSPPPSVGCHRVVPYTTGSLGKMTVRVGNLLCKAQSKPLSVLLRHSHSLLR, encoded by the exons ATGAATTTGGAAGTCCTTAAGCATTGTGCAACAGTCCTGTTCCTG GAATCAACCCTCCCAAATGTTCTGCAAGGAAAATGGAACAACAATTCCAGTATGACAACACGAAGCAGGAGTCTCCTG GAGTCGAGTTTTCCAAATGCAATGGATGACAAACGGTATAATTCTTTCACAATGACATTAAGAAGCAATAGAGGAAATTTTCCATATGGAGAAAGCAGCAGGAAATCTCCACCACCATCTGTAGGATGTCATAGAGTAGTTCCATATACAACAGGAAGTCTTGGAAAG ATGACAGTAAGAGTGGGGAATCTGTTGTGCAAAGCGCAAAGCAAGCCTCTCAGTGTTCTCCTAAGGCACTCTCATTCCCTGCTGCGATGA
- the LOC113755400 gene encoding uncharacterized protein LOC113755400 translates to MEATPEELVKVNDGASAGNPGKDRMGGIVRNKVGLWLGGFSVGLGAVTNIQAELCAILKGLQLVWENGYRKVIIELDSKVGMKMIEEVEETSPYYNVVQQIRVLKVRNGHIAYKMCGEKETNVRIVRSSEAILEEKMCFNVPYTFKKAKIIVKRESYNEEGEGKGLLAKEIEKWKKQHGMIILQEEHDASKPIKSSHDNK, encoded by the exons ATGGAGGCCACCCCAGAGGAGCTTGTGAAAGTGAATGATGGGGCATCAGCAGGCAACCCAGGGAAGGATAGAATGGGAGGAATTGTCAGAAATAAAGTAGGCCTTTGGCTAGGGGGCTTCTCAGTGGGGTTAGGGGCAGTAACCAATATTCAAGCAGAATTGTGTGCAATCCTTAAAGGTTTACAGCTGGTTTGGGAGAATGGCTACAGGAAAGTGATAATTGAATTAGACTCCAAAGTAGGGATGAAAATGATTGAGGAAGTAGAAGAAACCTCACCATACTATAATGTTGTGCAGCAAATCAGAGTGCTAAAAGTAAGGAATGGTCATATAGCTTACAAAATGTGTGGAGAGAAGGAAACAAATGTGCGAATTG TACGATCAAGTGAGGCCATTTTAGAAGAGAAGATGTGCTTTAATGTGCCTTACACATTCAAGAAAGCAAAGATTATTGTTAAGAGGGAAAGCTATAatgaagaaggtgaaggaaaGGGGTTATTAGCAAAGGAGATTGAGAAATGGAAGAAGCAACATGGCATGATTATATTACAAGAAGAGCATGATGCTTCCAAGCCCATCAAATCATCCCATGATAATAAATGA